Genomic window (Paenibacillus sp. 37):
TTAAACGGCTGCCATGTTGGCTTGGACAATTCCAGGCACACAACCATACCGCCCGGTTTGACCACACGTTTCATTTCAGACAACACTTGCCTGAGATCAGGTACATTGCGCAGCCCGAACCCAATCGTCACATAATCAAATGAATTGTCTTCGAAAGGAAGTGACATGGCATTTCCCTGTGTCAGGGTAATCTGCTTCTGACGTTGCACCGCATTGATCTTTGTCTGGCCAACCTCCAGCATGTTGCTGCTAAAATCAAGTCCGTGCATGTGCCCCGTTTCACTTGCCTCTGCCATAGCAAGCGTCCAGTCACATGTGCCGCAGCACAAATCAAGACCGGTATCGCCTTTGGACATATTCATCTTTTTCATGGTGAATTTACGCCAAGCCTTATGCCTGCGGAAACTCAGAATATCATTCATGACATCATATTTTCCGGCTATACTCTGAAAAACCGAATGGACATATTCTTCTTTCGGTTTGGTCTCTCCGCTCCCCATTCGTCTGTCTCCCCCTCAATCTTCCCTTACTGCCGCATGTGAAGGCTGCAAATATGCCAAGTAAGGCTCTAGAATTGCATGTATCTCATGCAAGCCCATCCGCCCTTCCTCGTCTTGCAACAACAGTTGAATGCGGTGTGTACACTCGCGAAGCTTGTCCAGCAAAACCTCGCCAACCCTATGCTTCAGCACCATAGCGTTCCATGCACGTGCATCCGGTTCAGAGTGACGCAACACATTGCGCTCATCGTCATTACCATGCTCGTATATGTGCCAATATGCATAGCTATGAAGATATTGTTTTGCGTCATTCATCCGCTTCAGTTCTTCCACGATCGTTTCGCAGGAGCTGAATTCGGTCAACAGGCTGTTCCATAATGACTCTTCGTTATGTTGAATCATGCCTGTAAATGAAAGAAACAGCTGCATCCTCAGCTGTACCGTTTCACGCAAGTATTCATCAGCCGAAACGAGAAGCTTCTTCATCCGTTCATACAGCGTCATCTTGCGTGCGTTCACTCCGGATACAGCACCACTGAGTTTGCCAATCATTTCAATTCTGCCCGCTTGGGCAAGCAATTGATAAAAACGGCTACTTAAATAATCCCCGGCGAGTACATTCAACTGACGTGAACGCATCTCCTGCTCTTTCCGCTCACCGGAAATGGTATCGATTCGATCATGCGTATCCATGGCCAACTGAACGAGCGAAGTTGCAAGAGCATATAACTCTTGATGCACCTTTTCGTCTGTGCGGCCCACAAATACCTGCAACAGACGTGCCCGGCTATCCGGAAATGATGGGATTTCCGTATGTTGTCGAATCATGTCGTAATCCGTATATTTCTTTGCTAGTTGGGGTACGCGATATGAATTCATTCTCAGCCTCCGAGCCTTAACATTGTTAAACCATTTCTGCACTACAATCTTATATATTATAGCATATGTTGAACGGGCACGCACTGAATCCTGCTATTCTATTACCCCTGACTTGTCATTTCGAATTGCTTCTTCCAGAGTTCGGTCTCCATCAAATGAAACCAGTCCTTTAATTCATCTGAAAAGGCCGCACTTTTCCAGTTCCGTAATGTTTCAATCGCATACAGAGGCCACTCTCCACGCCGAATATCAGCAGCAAGCAACAGATGTCGTTTATGCATCCATTCATCTTCTGCCATCACACGCAGCAGCACCTGATCCACGTTATCCAGACTCCGAAAGCCCAGATCCGCCACAGTTGCCATGTTCTCATAGATTTCAGTGTAACTTGTACCCGTTCCTTTAACTTTGAGGTCCAGTGTCAAAATGGACTGTTTCCATTCCACTCTTGCAATGGGAGTTGATAGCTGCATGGAGCTTAGCACATCAACCAGATTGTCATTCGTTAGCTGAACTGGATGATGTGATGCAGAGGCAGTCTGTACGTTGTCCCCGCCCCATGTACGCATATGTAAGGTTTGTATCGCAACAAGCAGAAAGACCGCCGCAACCGTTGCCAGTATTGAAGCAGTAACAATCATCCGCGGTTTCATATACGCCTCCCTGCCTTTACCTGTTAGTGTAGTCTGTCCGGTAAAGGCTCATACCTCATTGTACAATGAAAAAAAGCAGGCTATGCCTGCAATCTTCATTTGAATGTATTCAATCTGTCATTACTC
Coding sequences:
- a CDS encoding heptaprenyl diphosphate synthase component 1, with translation MNSYRVPQLAKKYTDYDMIRQHTEIPSFPDSRARLLQVFVGRTDEKVHQELYALATSLVQLAMDTHDRIDTISGERKEQEMRSRQLNVLAGDYLSSRFYQLLAQAGRIEMIGKLSGAVSGVNARKMTLYERMKKLLVSADEYLRETVQLRMQLFLSFTGMIQHNEESLWNSLLTEFSSCETIVEELKRMNDAKQYLHSYAYWHIYEHGNDDERNVLRHSEPDARAWNAMVLKHRVGEVLLDKLRECTHRIQLLLQDEEGRMGLHEIHAILEPYLAYLQPSHAAVRED
- a CDS encoding demethylmenaquinone methyltransferase, which codes for MGSGETKPKEEYVHSVFQSIAGKYDVMNDILSFRRHKAWRKFTMKKMNMSKGDTGLDLCCGTCDWTLAMAEASETGHMHGLDFSSNMLEVGQTKINAVQRQKQITLTQGNAMSLPFEDNSFDYVTIGFGLRNVPDLRQVLSEMKRVVKPGGMVVCLELSKPTWQPFKGIYYFYFEKVLPNLAKVFAKSFEQYKWLPDSLAIFPGRQELADIFAETGLQQVQAYPLTGGIAALHIGTKENQHV